In one window of Candidatus Krumholzibacteriota bacterium DNA:
- a CDS encoding efflux RND transporter periplasmic adaptor subunit, giving the protein MKKPIGLCALLAAILLASCGGERPADSPVAHDDHEGGVSSTIWSDSLEVFVECGKPAPDRGTTVSVLLTRLPDFTPLREGAVTVRFAGESGSVATASTPAPVRAGIWEVSLPDLGPGEYDLAVDIAVRGRVERFDAGRVRFGGDERHETESGPGDAEKPDIEEDHDAHGDNPAHEPAGEQIVFLKEQQWNAGFGVEPVRRVEMQTTIPAVAEVTPRMNGYAEIVSPVDGLLSVAHNRGMASPGMRVAEGDPVMIVCPPPAGDGTWAGMHLGYRRAKEEFDRAGRLRERDAIAARDYEAIREAWLVKKAGYESILQGGFVVPVEAEGTKEIHLVIKAPIGGVVASVEVLPGQAVSAGRKLATVVDPSSVRLRVDLFERDYYRIDEPRGATIAVPGLDRTLLVEGDDFRLVSRGDIFDAASRTIPVVFETANPGGVLKIGQIVCIDIFTAAAASSIAVPEAAIIDEDYGTYVFVQTGGEVFEKRAVQTGARWNGLVAVSGNVEEGERIVVKGAYGVKLAATQETVGDPHAH; this is encoded by the coding sequence ATGAAGAAACCAATCGGCCTCTGCGCGCTCCTCGCCGCGATCCTGCTCGCGTCCTGCGGCGGTGAACGGCCCGCCGACTCCCCGGTTGCGCACGACGACCACGAAGGCGGCGTCTCGTCGACGATCTGGAGCGATTCGCTCGAGGTCTTCGTCGAATGCGGGAAACCGGCGCCGGACCGCGGAACGACCGTCTCCGTCCTCTTGACGCGACTCCCGGATTTCACGCCGCTCCGCGAGGGCGCGGTGACCGTCCGGTTCGCCGGAGAGTCGGGTTCCGTCGCGACGGCGAGCACGCCCGCGCCGGTTCGTGCGGGGATCTGGGAGGTTTCGCTGCCCGATCTCGGGCCGGGCGAGTACGACCTGGCCGTCGACATCGCCGTGCGCGGCCGCGTGGAACGCTTCGACGCTGGCCGCGTCCGGTTCGGCGGCGACGAGCGCCACGAAACAGAATCAGGCCCGGGCGACGCAGAGAAACCGGACATCGAGGAGGATCACGACGCCCACGGGGATAACCCGGCCCACGAGCCGGCCGGCGAACAGATCGTCTTTCTCAAGGAACAGCAGTGGAACGCCGGGTTCGGCGTCGAACCGGTCCGCCGCGTCGAGATGCAAACGACGATCCCCGCCGTCGCGGAGGTGACCCCCCGGATGAACGGATACGCCGAGATCGTCTCGCCGGTCGATGGGCTGCTCTCCGTCGCCCACAACCGCGGCATGGCGTCGCCCGGCATGCGCGTCGCCGAGGGGGATCCGGTCATGATCGTCTGCCCGCCCCCGGCCGGCGACGGGACGTGGGCCGGGATGCACCTCGGCTACCGGCGCGCGAAAGAGGAATTCGACCGCGCCGGGCGTCTCCGCGAACGCGACGCGATCGCGGCCCGCGACTACGAGGCGATCCGCGAGGCATGGCTCGTGAAAAAGGCCGGCTACGAATCGATCCTCCAGGGAGGGTTCGTCGTTCCCGTCGAGGCGGAGGGAACGAAAGAGATCCATCTCGTGATCAAGGCTCCGATCGGCGGCGTCGTCGCTTCCGTCGAAGTCCTGCCCGGCCAGGCCGTCTCGGCCGGCCGGAAACTCGCGACCGTCGTCGATCCCTCGTCGGTCCGGCTCCGGGTCGACCTCTTCGAGCGGGATTACTACCGCATCGACGAGCCGCGGGGGGCGACGATCGCCGTGCCGGGACTCGATCGAACGCTCCTCGTGGAGGGCGATGATTTCAGGCTCGTCAGCCGCGGCGACATCTTCGACGCGGCGAGCCGGACGATCCCCGTCGTCTTCGAGACGGCCAATCCCGGCGGAGTCCTCAAGATCGGCCAGATCGTCTGCATCGATATATTCACGGCGGCCGCCGCCTCGTCGATCGCCGTGCCCGAGGCGGCGATCATCGACGAGGATTACGGAACGTACGTCTTCGTGCAGACCGGCGGCGAAGTTTTCGAGAAACGGGCCGTCCAAACCGGCGCGCGATGGAACGGCCTCGTCGCCGTCTCCGGAAACGTCGAGGAAGGCGAACGCATCGTCGTGAAGGGCGCATACGGCGTCAAGCTCGCGGCGACGCAGGAAACTGTCGGGGACCCGCACGCCCATTGA
- a CDS encoding TolC family protein — protein MLRKTILCCCLIAAGPRCAAADADVRLRFDGIGAYALDHSPHARILRRNVDLVEARRDASLTWSNPELSWELEKTGTGPLSDREYTIALAKEFTLPWAGAPHRAAWERRLEAARRGRSADTRRLVSELRFGFVALAIRDAESARLERFETLLERVSRVAGSRESEGALSGVERRLVDLSLLGVRRSILEIRDERRSLLARWKTDMGIPAGAEVTLEAGESVWGGFREVDLSGASGLDATADFARRQLLVEAAGMDVRSERGGILPAVTLSGGYRNAGDDRDGFVVGLSAPLPFLGRNTGAVNERRAAFETARLRLDLYRAGRDRRVALLVETAAGKAALLDRHAGIVEDIDVQIENLAASYIEGWLSLAGFFEGIEICAGGVADFFGLLGEFYEIVFELEALTERELVRSVSPEREGKER, from the coding sequence ATGCTCCGGAAGACGATTCTCTGCTGCTGTCTCATCGCCGCCGGTCCACGCTGCGCGGCGGCGGACGCCGACGTGCGCCTCCGTTTCGACGGGATCGGCGCGTACGCGCTCGATCACAGCCCCCACGCCCGCATCCTGCGGCGAAACGTCGACCTCGTCGAGGCGCGGCGCGACGCCTCCCTCACGTGGTCGAACCCCGAACTCTCGTGGGAACTCGAGAAGACCGGGACCGGCCCGCTCTCCGACCGGGAATACACCATCGCGCTCGCGAAGGAATTCACGTTGCCGTGGGCGGGAGCGCCCCACCGCGCCGCATGGGAACGCAGGCTCGAGGCGGCCCGCCGCGGGCGCTCCGCCGACACGCGTCGCCTCGTCTCGGAACTCCGGTTCGGCTTCGTCGCCCTCGCGATACGCGATGCGGAATCGGCCCGCCTCGAGCGATTCGAGACGCTGCTGGAGCGCGTGTCGCGCGTCGCCGGATCGCGGGAAAGCGAAGGTGCGCTGTCCGGCGTCGAACGCCGTCTCGTCGATCTGTCGCTCCTCGGCGTCCGCCGCTCGATCCTGGAGATCCGCGACGAGCGCCGAAGCCTCCTGGCCCGCTGGAAGACGGATATGGGGATCCCCGCGGGCGCCGAGGTGACGCTGGAAGCGGGGGAGTCCGTCTGGGGCGGTTTCCGGGAGGTGGATCTCTCAGGGGCGTCCGGCCTGGACGCCACCGCTGATTTCGCGCGGCGGCAGCTGCTCGTCGAGGCGGCCGGGATGGACGTGCGATCGGAACGAGGCGGGATCCTGCCCGCCGTCACCCTCTCGGGCGGATACCGGAACGCGGGGGACGACCGGGACGGATTCGTCGTCGGGCTCTCGGCGCCCCTCCCCTTCCTCGGCAGGAACACCGGCGCGGTGAACGAGCGGCGGGCCGCGTTCGAGACGGCCCGGCTGCGACTCGACCTCTACCGCGCCGGGCGCGATCGGCGCGTGGCCCTTCTCGTCGAGACTGCCGCGGGGAAGGCCGCGCTCCTCGACCGGCATGCCGGGATCGTCGAGGATATCGACGTCCAGATCGAGAATCTCGCCGCATCCTACATCGAGGGCTGGCTGTCCCTGGCCGGCTTCTTCGAGGGGATCGAGATATGCGCCGGCGGCGTCGCCGACTTTTTCGGGCTCCTCGGTGAATTCTACGAAATCGTCTTCGAACTCGAGGCGCTGACCGAGCGCGAGCTGGTGCGCTCCGTCTCGCCGGAACGCGAAGGGAAGGAACGATGA